A genomic segment from Luteibacter aegosomatis encodes:
- a CDS encoding SDR family NAD(P)-dependent oxidoreductase: MSKNEKTWLVTGASKGIGLALVRELLKSGANVVATSRTLTSLVDLIGPASDTFLPVQVDLIDERSVQACVAQAIAQFGRIDVVVNNAGYGLQGTIEGISDEELRRNFEVNVFAPAHVLRHVLPHMRQQCSGHVFNVGSIAGFQGGYAGWGIYAATKFALAGLTEALAAEVAEFGIKATLVYPGPVRTEFLSSGSLVVAQHSIREYTAAQTLLDVHLDEMAGKQAGDPNKLASLIIQAAGAAEPPLHLFAGKIANDLAFQKLAAVEKDLTAWREVSDATDFPD, from the coding sequence ATGAGTAAGAACGAGAAAACATGGCTTGTCACCGGCGCTTCAAAGGGCATCGGTCTGGCGCTTGTGCGCGAGCTTCTGAAAAGCGGCGCCAACGTGGTCGCTACGTCGCGTACATTGACCTCGCTCGTCGATCTGATTGGGCCTGCATCCGATACGTTTTTGCCCGTACAAGTCGATCTCATCGATGAGCGCAGCGTGCAGGCTTGTGTCGCTCAAGCCATCGCCCAATTCGGGCGAATTGATGTGGTCGTCAACAACGCAGGCTATGGTCTGCAGGGCACCATAGAGGGGATATCCGACGAAGAACTGCGTCGTAACTTTGAAGTGAACGTCTTTGCACCAGCCCATGTCCTCCGCCACGTGTTGCCTCATATGCGTCAGCAATGCAGCGGACACGTCTTCAATGTCGGTTCGATTGCCGGCTTTCAGGGCGGGTATGCAGGGTGGGGAATCTACGCGGCTACCAAATTCGCACTTGCAGGACTTACGGAAGCTCTCGCGGCCGAAGTCGCGGAATTCGGTATCAAGGCAACCTTGGTCTATCCGGGGCCTGTTCGTACCGAGTTCCTGTCGTCCGGTTCGCTAGTAGTCGCACAGCACAGCATCCGGGAATATACCGCCGCACAAACATTGCTCGACGTGCATCTGGATGAAATGGCCGGGAAGCAAGCGGGCGACCCGAACAAGCTCGCTTCTTTGATCATCCAAGCCGCAGGTGCGGCTGAGCCCCCCCTGCATCTGTTCGCGGGAAAGATTGCAAACGATCTTGCATTCCAGAAATTGGCAGCAGTGGAAAAGGATCTAACGGCCTGGCGCGAAGTATCTGACGCAACTGATTTCCCTGATTAA
- a CDS encoding aldehyde dehydrogenase family protein encodes MPIPKTAEDAALSLAPAHLQFGLSSAVFSHDQDRGVRFALGVEAGMTHINDHSVDDSRSGRLWRRKEQWSWALRW; translated from the coding sequence ATGCCCATCCCAAAGACCGCTGAAGATGCGGCGTTATCTCTAGCGCCAGCCCATCTCCAATTCGGATTATCGTCCGCAGTGTTCTCCCACGACCAAGATCGAGGAGTCCGGTTCGCGCTGGGCGTCGAAGCAGGAATGACGCACATCAACGATCATAGTGTTGACGATTCACGCTCAGGCCGCCTTTGGCGGCGAAAAGAACAGTGGTCTTGGGCGCTTCGGTGGTGA
- a CDS encoding NAD(P)H-dependent flavin oxidoreductase → MDIEKPLVKKINNSVLSDGLIFSVSTWRSLSFKAHRSSETPNFLLLLNLHWNGVMHINRICKILGIKKPVIQAPLSWLTDARLVAAVGNAGGLGVLGPNAGLTAETAVSTPEETAEKMRDEIRKTKALTDKPFGVNLIPTPENDIWTPHILKVMKEEGVKATLYTGYGEGAVIPKLFDELKEAGIKIIYRDLNPTPENTRLAENAGADIIVATGFDEGGTLPGTALGTFSIVPLIVDAARDVPVLAAGGISDKRTARAAHALGASGVSVGSAFISTVESRVPQSVKDKIVSSNGLDLLLFRTMPDYYRSLPGKLAHKLVELDKAGASNEELGKLMGGLRGLRIGMLEGNTDDGYISLGTGIGNIRRIKTVAEVVDELAV, encoded by the coding sequence TTGGATATCGAGAAGCCGCTTGTTAAGAAAATCAATAACAGTGTTTTATCCGACGGGCTAATTTTTTCCGTCTCCACTTGGCGTAGCCTCTCGTTCAAGGCTCATCGATCATCCGAAACGCCCAATTTTTTGCTTTTACTTAATCTACACTGGAACGGCGTCATGCATATCAATCGCATCTGTAAAATCCTCGGAATCAAAAAGCCGGTTATTCAGGCTCCTCTCTCTTGGCTGACTGACGCGCGTTTAGTCGCGGCTGTTGGTAATGCTGGTGGCCTGGGAGTTCTTGGCCCCAACGCAGGGCTAACTGCCGAGACCGCAGTATCGACACCGGAGGAGACCGCCGAAAAGATGCGCGACGAAATCAGAAAAACAAAAGCGCTCACGGATAAGCCGTTTGGCGTTAACTTGATCCCGACGCCGGAGAACGACATTTGGACTCCGCATATCCTGAAAGTGATGAAGGAAGAGGGTGTCAAAGCGACCCTATACACCGGCTATGGAGAAGGAGCGGTAATTCCCAAATTGTTTGATGAGTTGAAGGAGGCGGGGATCAAAATCATCTACCGCGACCTTAACCCTACGCCAGAAAACACTCGACTCGCCGAGAATGCTGGTGCTGATATTATTGTCGCTACTGGTTTTGACGAAGGTGGTACTCTGCCTGGCACGGCCCTGGGCACCTTCTCTATTGTTCCACTGATCGTCGATGCGGCAAGAGATGTACCCGTGTTGGCCGCCGGTGGAATTTCCGATAAGCGCACGGCGCGGGCAGCGCACGCCTTGGGTGCTAGTGGCGTTTCCGTGGGCTCCGCGTTTATTAGCACCGTGGAAAGCCGCGTTCCTCAATCCGTAAAGGACAAGATTGTCTCTTCCAACGGGCTTGATTTGCTTCTCTTCCGCACAATGCCTGATTACTACCGATCCCTGCCCGGAAAACTGGCGCATAAATTAGTAGAGTTGGATAAAGCGGGCGCCAGCAACGAAGAGCTTGGCAAGCTGATGGGCGGGCTGCGTGGTTTGCGAATTGGTATGCTGGAAGGCAATACTGACGACGGCTATATTTCGCTCGGAACAGGTATTGGAAACATTCGTCGCATCAAGACTGTTGCCGAAGTGGTGGATGAGCTAGCCGTATAA
- a CDS encoding LysR family transcriptional regulator — translation MEFIQLMRVFSKLAELGSFTKVSDAMEIGRPQVTVAIQELEAKLGVRLFQRTTRKVSLTQEGESFYQRAEEILRSVSEISTMFGTSGAPPTGRVRLNISAALAQQKFIDLLMQFHKIHPGIELILGVTDRAVDLISEGVDCALRIGDLRDSSMVARKIGNAVMVTCASPSYLAEFGSPSSIEDLPSHRSVSFVSGMSNRPLPWHFSINGEDRTYTGRGSISANESKAYIRCGLAGFGIIQAPGVAVDEHLASGALVSILEDIKPAPRPISLIYPTRSHLAPHIQIFFEWLVERFVSIDDTWIESQT, via the coding sequence ATGGAATTTATTCAATTAATGCGTGTGTTCTCGAAATTGGCAGAGCTCGGAAGTTTCACAAAGGTCTCCGATGCGATGGAAATTGGTCGCCCTCAAGTGACGGTTGCCATTCAAGAGCTTGAAGCGAAGCTTGGCGTCCGACTTTTCCAGAGAACGACAAGAAAGGTCAGCCTCACCCAAGAGGGCGAGAGTTTTTACCAACGAGCCGAAGAGATTCTTCGAAGCGTATCAGAGATTTCGACGATGTTCGGTACTTCCGGAGCACCGCCCACAGGTAGGGTGCGCTTAAACATATCTGCCGCACTCGCACAGCAGAAGTTCATAGATTTATTAATGCAATTTCACAAAATTCACCCTGGTATTGAGCTCATCCTGGGGGTCACTGACCGTGCGGTCGATTTGATTTCTGAAGGGGTGGACTGCGCATTAAGGATCGGCGATCTACGAGACTCCAGCATGGTGGCGCGGAAGATCGGCAACGCGGTGATGGTGACTTGTGCGTCGCCAAGCTACCTTGCGGAGTTCGGAAGCCCTAGTTCAATCGAGGATCTTCCGAGCCATCGAAGCGTAAGTTTCGTGTCTGGTATGAGCAACCGCCCGTTGCCATGGCACTTCAGCATTAATGGAGAAGATCGTACCTATACCGGCCGTGGAAGCATAAGCGCCAACGAGTCGAAAGCGTATATTCGGTGTGGTTTAGCGGGATTCGGCATTATCCAAGCCCCCGGCGTAGCCGTCGATGAACATCTTGCCAGTGGGGCACTAGTTTCGATTCTTGAGGATATTAAACCTGCGCCCCGCCCTATATCGCTTATCTATCCGACACGCAGCCATTTAGCACCTCACATTCAAATTTTCTTCGAATGGCTAGTGGAGAGATTTGTGAGCATCGACGATACTTGGATAGAAAGCCAAACTTAG